AAACAAGAACGAACtatattttttagttttataCTTTACATGCATAAACCACACCGGAAAAACAAGCACTCCTGCTGTGGTCGGTGGTCCTATCAAATTGTTGTTATTACTTATTACTGCCAAGAGGTAGGGAACCAAACTCTCACTCCTCAGGCAACCTGGTTTCACAATCAACATACAATGCACTCTCCAGTCTTAaaatctctccttttctttcctcTAAGAAAAGAGTGCACACACATTTAACTGCCTACCGATGCAATTCGTAAATTAACAAGTTTTATTGCATTGCACACAGATGAAATTATTCCAACCTTCAACAATTCACTACGCTAGTTTaaaatttttctttcaaatccCAATATCTAGCTCATTTCAGGATCCCAGCAGCCTTGTAGGATTGAACGCTATCCCTCAGGCATTCCTCCACCGTCCTGAACTTCCACCCCAGCTTCTGCAGCTTCTTGGAGCTCAAAATCCTCTCATCCTCCCCTCCCACAAACCTGCCATTAATTAATCATCACCAAGCTAAAAAAACTGCAAGTTTTACGTTTATATGATTCACTCACATGTATATCAAGCAATTtaaacaatgttttttttattttatcgaACTAATTAACCAACGTCATGTAAATAAAAATAGAGGGAGAGCTCTTGACATGACAACAGCCTCACAGGTGCATTGGGGATATGTATACACTCCATCTGTCcataaatataagagatttcaGGTTGTTtagtacttcatccgtttcatattataagttatttgactttttttcctatttaaattattttaagtttgaccaaatttatgaaaaaaaaatatgagaatgATTAGAGCCGGGCGTCCGGCGTGGGGGGAGCTGtatcgggcgctccccccgcgcgcccctccccccacGTGCAAACCTATGGGCCCACTCACTTCTCTCTTCCCTTTTCCCACAAAAGATGTTTCACCTAATATAATTACAATGTTTCATTATTTATAGATCTAAtattgcagtgaattaaaatactcttttgcaaaaaaaaaaaccacatattttggaaactccctattaagggaatttggtttattttttgttccaccaaaaatgtttcacatagtgtactcacaatgtttcactatgtatagatctaatgttgcaatgaacgaaacattccattgcaagaaaaaaatccacatattttggaaaacccctattaagggaatttggtttattttttgtttcacctAGTATAATAACAATGTTTCACTGTGTacagatctaatgttgcagtgaactgaaacattctttcgctatttgctgaaacattgtttttatataaggtgaaacaacacccgatttaaacgagtgaaatattttcgatcttcttagtgaaacaattccgatatacctggtggaacatcgtgcaacatttaaaaataattcaataataagctaattttttttcatcgaaatatatccatgtgtggtcttgttttgaagatttaattgcaacgaatttaatggaacaatcagatcatgatttggataagtaatttaggagaaaaatcagtttaaagcagttttgcacgtaaatcgggcgctgacgtaaaaaaatatggtagtattttcaacataaaacaaacatgttatcaaactatatttaatgaaactaattttatattttagatattgttaaatttttctataaacttagtcaaacttaataGCCGCTACCCGTCATCAATAGATAAAGTGCCTGGATAGATTGAAAGATAGCACTCAAGTGACTGGATAGATTGAAAGATAGCACtccttacttttttttaatatatggcaTCATTGATATTTTAAGATATGACATCATTTTGTCTTATGCAAAaatattatgtaattatcattattttgttgtgacttgatttattattaaatgttctttaagcatgaactcatatttttttattttttatatttgatgtttttctgaaaaaataaaatgaatgaaaaaacagatGAAGTATTCCATAACCCTTAGATCAATGGAGAAAAAAGAATTCGAACCACATAATcctatggagggagtacagtatGGATTTGGATCCTCTACCTTCACGGCTTGAAGGCACGAGCGTGCAGTCGGCACCTCATCCACCGTTCAAATAATCCAATGGCTCACGTCGCCTGTGCACGTCTGAATGGATATCTGTCTGTCAAAGCCCACGAAGCACTACTGCTATATTTCAGTCCGAATACCAATGATGTTTGCATTATAAGTTTCGTAATTTTTCTTATCAATCCTATGCTCTAATcataatttttcttttgcttttatgATGTGACTTGACATTGCGTCATACTCCcccattagttcccaaaataaaaactttttatgtggaaaaaaactaattacacagtgtgcgtgtaaattgcgagatgaatcttttaagcctaattgcaccatgatttaacaatgtggtgctacagtaaacatttactaataacgaattaattaggcttaataaatttgtctcgcagtttcctagcgaaatctgtaatttgttttgttattagactacgtttagtatttcaaatgtgtgtccgtatattcgatgtgacaaccaaacccaaaaattttctcaaactaaacaaggcctaagtcgcttgacttttttttttctagtcaaacttcttttttttaactttttaacacaaaataaatatattataaaaatatattcaacgttagatttaataaagctaatttgatattttatatattactattttttatataaattagtcaaacttaacgatttttgactagaaaaaagtcaaatgacttataatatgaaaaagaTGGAGAACTACTTTGTAATGAATTAGTATTGTTATTTGAAACTTTCGGTTTTCTTGTATTTTTAATTTAGTGATatcatccattttttttatgtgtattAGCACTAATATAGTTTGTAAGTTTCTTCAGCTCGCGTATACTTCCCAGACCAAAACAATCAtcgtgggatttttttttttttgcgatagAACCATCGCAGTCTTTTACAGACAAATTTATTCGTCTTTTTAAGCGCACATGCGACGTAAGCCGTTGGATTACTTCAATGGTGGATAAGGGGCTGACTGCATGCTCGTGCCTTCACTCTGCGAAGGCAGACGATCCAAATCCGTAGAGTATGTGCTTACTTTGGGTAGTTGATATCCGGGAAGAAGCGCCTGACGATGTCAACCATTTCAGACACCTTGATGTCGTATGCGCTGCAGATGTAGCGGCCGGAAGCCGCCGGATTTTCGTACGTCAGGATGAGTGCGGCGGCGACATCACGCACGTCAACCACGTTCCTCCTCTTGTCCGTGGTGGCGGCCTTCTCCTcatcatcaccgccgccgcctgccgccgccgccggcgagcacgtGCATAAAAGCAATTAACCGGTGAGAAACACATCTAGGAATTCAGTTTCTGTCAGATGTTCATATGCTACTAGCTCTTGGAATTCAGTCGGTATTACTGTCAGATGCAGATGCATTTGCTGTTTAATCATGATCGAGCTTAATCAATTTCTGAATATATGTAAAAGACAGTCTTCTGAATATTTCTTAATTACCTTTGATCAGGTTGATGAGGATGGAGCTGCTGGTGTTCACGGTCGATTGGAGCAGAGGTCCAAGAATTAATGGCGGACAGACGGTGACgacgtccatggcggcggcgttgtCAGCCGCGAAACGCCACGCCTCGCGCTCGGCGAGCGTCTTGGAGAGGCAGTACCAGTTCTAACCAAGATCGTCTCATAATTTCAGTTCGATGCATGGCAACTCAAAATACGTGCGAAtgattttatttctatttttctttttgaataTTGATCGATGGTTTAATTTGTTTGTGTTGCATTTTGACACATTTCGGTTGTGTTTACCTCTATGGATCGGCAGTAGTGCTCGTCCGACCACGCGTCctcgtcgaggacggcgtcgcgggggaaggccgggttgaggatgacggcggcggcggaggacaccACCACGACGCGGCGGACGCCCGCCTCGTGGCTCGCCTCGACCACGTTCCGCgttcccgccaccgccggagccaGCACCTCCGCCTGCCAGCGCCAGCGCCGGAGAAATTAAAAATCAAACGGCGACGGGACGCCGTACGTCGCCGGTCAGGTCTGGTCTCGGCTGCTGGACTCCGTTAccaaatatcgtgcctcggtgtTATTATCGTGTTTAGATCTTCTACGACGTTTCTTCCGGGTTTAGTTTCTAATGTGATTTCGGGGTTGTGGGGCTTGGAGGCGGGGACGGGGCTGGCGACGTGGAAGACGCCGGcgcagccggcgacggcggcggccacgctGGCGCGGTCCAGCACGTCGGCCTTGaacagccgcagccgccgctcgccggcgccgtagtCCATCTCCCTCAGGTGACCGTTCTTGGCATCACCTGCACTAACGGCCGGCGGCCATCAACGCGCGTGcattcgattcgattcgattgGTCGTCGCGATATCTTACTTGGGTCACGGACGGTGCCATGCACGACGTAGtcgccggaggagaggaggcgatgGACGAGCCACGAGGCGAcgaagccgccggcgccggtgacgcACACcgtcttcttcttgttcttcgtCGTCTCCctccctgcggcggcggcggcggcagcgccgtcGTCCATGGTGGTTTTCTCTCCTCGTCCCCTCGATCGCCGGAAGCCTCCATTTATATACGCGAGCGGTGGCTGCCCGGCTGCACGCGCGCGCGACACGTATCGCAGGCTGCCGGGACACGTGCGCCCGCCACGCCGCCCGTACAGCCTGTGCGGCTGCTCCCTCTATGGATAGCATTTCGTAGGTGATATGTACTGGCATATTCCCTAATTCCTCCGCAAAATATTTGACCCATTTTAAGGAATGAAATTGCTAATCATTTTTCGACAGAAAATTCAGTCCCAATCTTACATATTTTGGATCACTAGATGTGCTTCGTGATTTGTGTTTTAGGTGTTTCTTCTCTAACTCCGATCCTAGCGACAACCCAAACTCTGGCGGAGGGCCGACGAATTAGGGTCCCAGGTTGAGGTGGGAGggaaagggagaagaggggGGAGTTCGTTGTCTTTATAGGATGGTCGTGGGAGGCGGCAGCCCCGCCGCCAAGGTCGGAAGCGAGCAGTGGGCTGGTGTAGGCGGCGGGGGCAAAGCAGGAGGACTGTtaggaggaggtggccggtgGTGATGCCCCGTCGTCGAAGATGGGGAAGACGGCGATGCGAGGATAGCTCGCCACCACCGATTGAGGAAAAGGATAGGAGAAAGAGGGGGAAAGATAGGGGGAAGGGGCCAGTCGGGGCCCGGGAGGGCCTCGCCGGTGGTTGACGCTTTCCGGCTAGCCAGCAAAGCCGAAGTAGCGGCGCAGGAGGTGGTGTAAAGGAGGCGTCGGGAAGCAGCGCACTCAAGGGCTTTGTGCGGTGGCGAGgagggaaaaggaaaagagtTAGGGTTTTGTGGACTTCTTACGAATCTAAACGTAATCCAACGGTCTAAATTTACAAAATATTAGGAGGGGTTTCTATCAAATGAGGAGTAGATGGTCCCTTTAAAAAGAATCTAGATTGGACATTTTAGTTTTAAAAAGATGGATTACATCCCTTCGTTTTTTAAAAGATAGATTAAATCCCAtcatagacaaaaaaaattgtgactatattttttaagaatttcGTTTTTTGAACAAACCACCATTTTAAATTACTTCGTTTTAGTTTTTTCTTAATAAAACTTTTCTATCTTTCATTGTTAAATtaaaatctctactattataaaacttgaagatgtttttgccggtaatTTAGTACGTCATccatgtatgagtcggtttttaagttcgtttgcttttggaaatacatatccttatttgagtcgatttttaagatcgtttacttttggtaatacagaaggaatcatataagaaatctgtttaaaaaaacttgcatgctaacttgagatgatcggactctTAATTGCAGTTcatgattttctatatatatatatatatatatatatatatatatatatatatatatatatatatatatatatatatatatatatatatatatatatatatatatatatatatatatatatatatatatatatatatatatatatatatatatatatatatatatccaagcgaactcccacagtgaattttatcttaactaaaccatataacaataataataagattaaaataaacttCTCCCGTTGGTcattgcaacgcacgagcatttttttctagtatatatataaagtttaaaaGCATaagattttgttttgttttttcaaacATGGAAGAAACGCAGGTGCTCACATGCTGACATGTACACGCTACCCCTATGAGTACATCCAAAAGACTTAGCTGATATATCTTGAGATTAATAAAATCACCACGGGCTAAGGATGGAAACAATATAATTATTTCATTACTATTTTCGGAAATGAACGGAAACAATTaggaaattttcatatttatgaATTTAACTAAACTGTCAACTTCAATGTCACACCGACAGAAATTggaaaaactaaaatttgaaatcagTAACCATctgtaataataatattattattatattagttttgCGGAAACAGATTAATATGATAGTGAAATTGGGACAAACACTGagggaaaaaaacattttttttagttaAGTACATGCCACGAATGAAATCTTAGGATTGATCCTCAGTCCACCTAATTGGGA
The Oryza sativa Japonica Group chromosome 6, ASM3414082v1 DNA segment above includes these coding regions:
- the LOC9266919 gene encoding cinnamoyl-CoA reductase 1; this encodes MDDGAAAAAAAGRETTKNKKKTVCVTGAGGFVASWLVHRLLSSGDYVVHGTVRDPSDAKNGHLREMDYGAGERRLRLFKADVLDRASVAAAVAGCAGVFHVASPVPASKPHNPEAEVLAPAVAGTRNVVEASHEAGVRRVVVVSSAAAVILNPAFPRDAVLDEDAWSDEHYCRSIENWYCLSKTLAEREAWRFAADNAAAMDVVTVCPPLILGPLLQSTVNTSSSILINLIKGGGGDDEEKAATTDKRRNVVDVRDVAAALILTYENPAASGRYICSAYDIKVSEMVDIVRRFFPDINYPKFVGGEDERILSSKKLQKLGWKFRTVEECLRDSVQSYKAAGILK